In Candidatus Sedimenticola sp. (ex Thyasira tokunagai), the following proteins share a genomic window:
- the argJ gene encoding bifunctional glutamate N-acetyltransferase/amino-acid acetyltransferase ArgJ yields MEEKPTIFPVPGIRLGSAAAGIKYPDRNDLVVIELAEGSSCAAVFTRNAFCAAPVVVAKEHLAASQPHYLLINSGNANAGTGADGLRTSRESCKALAAARGCAINQILPFSTGVIGESLPANRIAVAIPDALSSLSESGWDEAARAIMTTDTVAKLSCRRLDIAGERVTVTGMAKGSGMIRPDMATMLAYVATDAEVESNLLRDCLNRAVAPSFNSITVDGDTSTNDACVLMASGQSGCPPITDPESEAYGLLCDAVQEVCMELARAIVKDGEGATKLVEVSVTGAADLDEARDVAYTIAHSPLVKTAVFASDPNWGRILAAVGRAGLTDLDIDSIRILLDDVCIVRDGGRAPEYTEASGQAVMDRDEFTVSVELNRGEISTRILTCDLSYDYVKINAEYRT; encoded by the coding sequence ATGGAAGAGAAGCCAACTATTTTTCCCGTACCCGGCATACGTCTGGGCTCTGCCGCCGCAGGAATCAAGTATCCCGATCGTAATGATCTGGTAGTCATCGAACTGGCCGAGGGGAGTAGCTGTGCGGCGGTATTTACCCGTAACGCTTTCTGTGCCGCTCCCGTGGTGGTGGCCAAAGAGCATCTTGCTGCAAGCCAGCCGCACTACCTGCTGATTAACTCAGGTAATGCCAATGCCGGTACTGGTGCTGATGGTCTGCGTACATCTCGTGAGTCGTGTAAGGCTCTGGCTGCCGCCAGGGGTTGCGCCATCAATCAGATTCTCCCTTTCTCCACCGGTGTTATCGGTGAATCACTACCTGCTAATCGTATTGCCGTAGCTATTCCTGATGCCCTGAGTTCACTCAGTGAATCGGGATGGGATGAGGCGGCAAGAGCAATTATGACCACCGATACGGTGGCAAAGCTAAGTTGCCGTCGTCTGGATATCGCTGGGGAGAGAGTGACCGTAACGGGCATGGCTAAGGGTTCCGGTATGATCCGGCCCGATATGGCAACCATGCTCGCCTATGTCGCCACTGATGCAGAAGTGGAGAGCAATCTGCTGCGGGATTGTCTTAATCGAGCTGTGGCCCCTTCGTTCAATTCGATCACTGTCGATGGTGATACCTCCACTAATGACGCATGCGTGCTAATGGCCTCGGGGCAAAGTGGTTGCCCACCTATCACCGATCCCGAAAGCGAAGCTTATGGACTACTTTGTGATGCAGTGCAGGAAGTCTGCATGGAACTGGCGCGGGCAATCGTCAAAGATGGTGAGGGGGCGACCAAGTTGGTCGAGGTGTCGGTTACAGGGGCGGCTGATCTGGATGAGGCGCGCGATGTAGCCTACACCATTGCCCATTCACCTCTGGTAAAGACGGCAGTGTTTGCCTCCGACCCCAATTGGGGTCGCATTCTTGCGGCGGTCGGCCGTGCAGGCTTGACTGATCTTGATATCGATTCCATTCGCATTCTGCTGGATGACGTCTGTATTGTTCGTGACGGTGGCAGGGCACCGGAATACACCGAGGCTTCCGGGCAGGCGGTGATGGATCGGGATGAGTTTACCGTCTCTGTGGAGTTGAACCGGGGAGAGATTTCAACCCGGATACTGACCTGCGATCTCTCCTATGATTATGTCAAGATCAATGCTGAGTATAGAACCTGA
- a CDS encoding Nudix family hydrolase → MVIHVAVAVIEDDRGRVLLSQRKEGTHQGGLWEFPGGKLEPGETLSQALGREVYEELGIAVVSHEPLIKVPHQYGDRAVVLDVHRVTRFDGQPLGMEGQPLVWVKPEDISDYPLPAADRPIVTALSLSSTYLITGEGALQPERFLARLSAALEQGRKLVQLRAQGVDENAYRQLALSAVDLCDDHGARLLLNAPPEWVATVGAAGVHLNSGLLMALKERPLPEGYLVAASCHCLEELQQAERIGADFVVLSPVMMTASHPEAEPMGWERFSEMVEGVSMPVFALGGMELGMIQQARQAGGQGIAAIREFWPVV, encoded by the coding sequence ATGGTGATTCATGTCGCCGTCGCCGTTATCGAGGATGACCGTGGGCGGGTACTGCTCAGTCAGCGCAAGGAGGGTACCCACCAGGGCGGTTTATGGGAGTTTCCCGGGGGCAAGCTTGAGCCGGGGGAGACTCTCTCCCAGGCACTGGGGCGGGAGGTTTATGAAGAGCTGGGTATAGCTGTAGTCTCTCATGAGCCCCTGATCAAAGTCCCCCATCAATACGGTGACCGTGCAGTTGTTCTTGATGTCCATAGAGTCACCCGTTTCGACGGTCAGCCTCTGGGAATGGAGGGGCAGCCCCTGGTCTGGGTCAAACCTGAGGATATCAGCGATTACCCACTACCTGCGGCCGACCGGCCGATTGTTACGGCGCTTTCCCTGTCTTCAACCTATCTGATTACCGGAGAGGGCGCATTACAGCCGGAGCGGTTTCTGGCGCGCCTGTCTGCCGCATTGGAACAGGGTCGTAAGCTTGTTCAACTGCGCGCTCAGGGGGTGGATGAGAATGCCTACCGGCAGTTAGCTCTCTCCGCAGTGGATCTATGTGATGACCACGGTGCGCGGCTGTTGCTGAATGCTCCCCCGGAGTGGGTTGCCACGGTTGGTGCCGCCGGTGTTCATCTCAATAGTGGGCTTTTGATGGCGCTGAAGGAGCGGCCTCTACCGGAAGGTTACCTGGTGGCCGCCTCCTGTCACTGCCTGGAAGAACTGCAACAGGCTGAGCGCATCGGTGCTGATTTTGTTGTACTCTCGCCGGTGATGATGACAGCGAGCCATCCGGAAGCGGAGCCCATGGGCTGGGAAAGATTCTCTGAAATGGTTGAAGGTGTCTCGATGCCGGTTTTTGCTTTGGGTGGGATGGAGCTGGGGATGATTCAACAAGCACGACAAGCGGGCGGGCAGGGGATTGCCGCTATCAGAGAGTTCTGGCCGGTAGTGTAA
- a CDS encoding DNA gyrase inhibitor YacG, translating into MIITDSKRKVTCPSCRKLFEWNSESPSRPFCSERCRLIDLGDWLDEKHSIPESESTHPFMPPDDGNTH; encoded by the coding sequence ATGATAATTACGGATTCAAAGCGCAAAGTAACCTGTCCCAGCTGCCGTAAACTCTTTGAGTGGAACAGTGAATCACCATCACGCCCTTTCTGTAGTGAGCGCTGTAGACTGATTGACCTTGGTGACTGGTTAGATGAGAAGCACAGCATTCCGGAAAGTGAATCTACACACCCCTTCATGCCACCGGATGACGGCAATACCCATTAG
- the zapD gene encoding cell division protein ZapD, giving the protein MSPVAPDKIIYEHPLNERVRTLLRLEHLFHEVDYHAPRSEIWASRAAISSLLDMASIFSRADIKTDLIKELKRHQEKLQSIDMSQGVDTDRLQQILNELKLITEEIHDLTGQIGQSLRNNEFLKSIMQRSSIPGGNCTFDLPLYHHWLEQSHELRQAELQGWISTLKPVESAVSLILSLIRGSTRPTTELAVSGFFQRNLDAQTPAQLIRVGLPREGRLFAEISGGKHRFSVRFMEVSGSERPSQTKEDVAFFLNCCIL; this is encoded by the coding sequence ATGAGCCCCGTCGCGCCAGACAAGATCATCTACGAGCACCCTCTCAACGAAAGGGTCAGAACGCTCCTGCGTCTGGAACACCTGTTTCATGAAGTCGACTATCACGCCCCTCGCAGCGAAATCTGGGCCAGCAGGGCGGCAATATCCAGTCTGCTCGACATGGCAAGCATCTTCTCCCGCGCTGATATAAAAACCGATCTCATCAAAGAGCTGAAAAGGCATCAGGAGAAGCTACAGAGTATCGATATGTCTCAGGGCGTGGACACTGATCGCCTGCAGCAAATTCTCAATGAACTTAAGCTGATTACAGAGGAGATTCACGATCTCACAGGGCAGATCGGGCAATCACTGCGCAATAACGAGTTCCTGAAAAGCATCATGCAGCGCAGCAGCATTCCAGGGGGAAACTGCACCTTTGACCTCCCCCTCTACCACCACTGGCTGGAGCAGTCCCACGAGCTACGCCAAGCTGAGCTCCAAGGGTGGATCAGCACACTTAAGCCGGTGGAGTCAGCCGTCTCTCTAATTCTCTCCCTGATACGTGGCAGCACGCGACCCACCACCGAGCTGGCGGTTAGTGGCTTTTTTCAGCGTAATCTCGATGCCCAAACACCGGCACAGCTTATCCGCGTGGGTTTGCCACGCGAGGGCCGGCTATTTGCTGAAATCAGCGGTGGGAAGCACCGGTTTTCAGTACGATTCATGGAAGTCTCTGGAAGTGAACGCCCCAGCCAAACCAAGGAAGATGTCGCTTTCTTCCTCAACTGTTGCATCCTTTAG
- the coaE gene encoding dephospho-CoA kinase (Dephospho-CoA kinase (CoaE) performs the final step in coenzyme A biosynthesis.), with translation MFVIGVTGGIGCGKSSVTDCFTELGVPVIDADQTSREVVEPGEPALEEIVRLFGPETLQADGSLDRRYLREKIFQDSSSRKRLEELLHPIIRQRMQLQLSELTADYAIFSIPLLVETGGNNSVDRILVVDCPTPLQIERIVHRDGITPAQAEGILNAQCNREERLAVADDIIDNSGTIGQLHILVEQLHKKYTQMART, from the coding sequence ATGTTTGTAATAGGAGTAACAGGAGGCATCGGCTGCGGCAAGAGCTCAGTTACTGACTGCTTCACTGAACTCGGTGTGCCTGTCATCGATGCTGATCAGACTTCCCGTGAAGTAGTTGAGCCGGGAGAACCCGCACTGGAGGAGATAGTCCGGCTTTTCGGACCCGAAACTCTGCAGGCAGACGGGAGCCTCGACCGACGCTATCTACGGGAAAAGATATTCCAGGACAGCTCGTCCCGCAAACGCCTCGAAGAGCTGCTCCACCCTATCATCAGGCAGCGGATGCAGCTGCAATTATCTGAACTAACAGCAGATTACGCCATCTTCTCTATTCCCCTGCTGGTTGAAACGGGAGGAAACAACAGCGTGGACCGGATACTGGTGGTTGACTGCCCCACGCCCCTCCAGATTGAGCGTATTGTTCATAGAGACGGTATTACTCCAGCACAGGCCGAGGGAATTCTCAACGCACAGTGCAACAGGGAAGAGCGGCTTGCCGTGGCTGATGACATTATCGATAACTCAGGCACTATTGGGCAACTACACATCCTGGTGGAACAGCTCCACAAAAAGTACACCCAAATGGCTCGCACATAA
- a CDS encoding A24 family peptidase: MDLLQLLQQNNILFISFITLIGLMIGSFLNVVAYRLPMMMEREWKSQCHEILELSPAEETPRFTLSQPRSTCPKCDHPISAWENVPLISYLVLRGRCSACKAAISPRYPIVELTTGLLSLIVAWHFGFSWQCATALPLTWALIALTLIDFDHQLLPDSIVIPGLWGGLIISLFAIFSDTTSAIIGAVVGYLSLWTIFQLFKLLTGKEGMGYGDFKLFALFGAWLGWQYLIQILLLSSIVGALIGISLILFRGRDGTIPIPFGPYLAAAGWISLMWGEQINNAYLQWAGLV, from the coding sequence ATGGACTTGCTGCAACTACTACAACAGAACAACATTCTGTTTATCTCTTTTATCACACTGATCGGCTTAATGATCGGCAGCTTCCTTAACGTCGTCGCCTACCGGCTACCGATGATGATGGAGCGTGAATGGAAATCCCAGTGCCACGAGATACTGGAACTGTCCCCGGCAGAAGAGACTCCACGCTTCACCCTCAGCCAGCCACGCTCAACCTGTCCCAAGTGCGACCACCCAATATCGGCGTGGGAGAATGTCCCTCTCATCAGTTATCTAGTGCTGCGCGGCCGCTGCTCCGCTTGCAAAGCCGCCATATCCCCACGCTACCCCATAGTCGAGTTGACTACCGGCCTCCTCTCTCTGATTGTCGCCTGGCACTTCGGCTTCAGTTGGCAGTGCGCTACCGCGCTGCCACTGACCTGGGCGCTAATAGCCCTCACATTGATCGATTTCGACCACCAGCTGCTGCCCGATTCCATCGTTATTCCCGGGCTCTGGGGCGGACTCATCATCAGTCTCTTCGCTATCTTCAGTGACACCACATCAGCCATCATCGGTGCTGTTGTCGGCTACCTTTCACTCTGGACAATATTTCAGCTTTTCAAACTCCTGACCGGGAAAGAGGGCATGGGCTACGGTGATTTCAAGCTCTTCGCCCTCTTCGGTGCCTGGCTTGGCTGGCAATATCTAATCCAGATTCTACTGCTCTCCTCGATTGTCGGCGCCCTTATCGGCATCTCCCTTATTCTTTTCCGCGGGCGTGACGGCACTATCCCCATCCCCTTTGGTCCTTACCTGGCAGCCGCCGGCTGGATCAGCCTGATGTGGGGAGAACAGATCAACAACGCCTATCTCCAGTGGGCCGGCCTGGTATAA
- a CDS encoding type II secretion system F family protein — protein MAAAQKKVEKPKIFVWEGSDKSGRRVKGESRAASMALVRAELRKQGIAPLKVKKKATALFNTKKKITPSDIAIFSRQLATMMEAGVPLVQAFDIVGRGHENPAMQDLILAIKSDVEGGTALAEALKKHPLYFDDLFCNLVRAGEAAGVLEILLDKIATYKEKTESLKGKIKKALFYPAAVIIVAFLVTALIMVFVIPQFQTLFSSFGGDLPAFTKAVVTMSEWMQSYWWAVVIAVIGSIYLFSYTWKRSRKFRQTIDRMMLGVPIIGGILNKASISRFARTLATMFAAGVPLVEALESVAGATGNVIYSDAVMRMREDVATGQSLQLSMKQHDLFPHMVIQMVSIGEESGALDHMLAKVADFYEEEVDNAVDALSSLLEPFIMVIIGTLVGGLVVAMYLPIFKMASVV, from the coding sequence ATGGCAGCAGCCCAGAAAAAAGTTGAGAAACCCAAAATCTTTGTATGGGAAGGCTCAGACAAAAGTGGCAGGCGGGTAAAAGGTGAGAGCCGTGCTGCCAGTATGGCACTGGTCAGGGCTGAACTCCGTAAGCAGGGCATAGCCCCGCTGAAGGTGAAGAAAAAAGCAACTGCGCTCTTCAATACAAAGAAGAAGATCACCCCGAGCGATATAGCCATCTTCAGCCGCCAACTGGCCACCATGATGGAGGCAGGCGTTCCCCTCGTTCAGGCTTTTGATATCGTTGGTCGGGGGCATGAAAACCCCGCTATGCAGGATCTGATTCTCGCCATCAAGAGTGATGTGGAAGGCGGTACCGCCTTGGCAGAGGCACTGAAAAAACATCCGCTCTATTTCGATGACCTCTTCTGCAATCTGGTTCGTGCCGGTGAAGCGGCTGGTGTTCTTGAGATCCTCCTCGATAAGATCGCGACTTATAAGGAAAAGACGGAATCCCTCAAGGGGAAAATCAAAAAGGCGCTCTTCTACCCTGCAGCCGTCATCATTGTCGCCTTTCTCGTCACCGCCTTGATTATGGTTTTCGTTATCCCCCAGTTCCAAACCCTCTTCTCTAGCTTTGGTGGCGATCTACCGGCATTCACAAAGGCGGTGGTAACCATGTCTGAGTGGATGCAGTCCTACTGGTGGGCGGTGGTGATTGCGGTCATTGGCAGTATCTATCTATTCTCCTACACATGGAAACGCTCACGTAAATTCCGCCAGACAATAGACCGGATGATGCTGGGAGTTCCGATCATTGGGGGCATTCTCAATAAGGCATCTATTTCCCGCTTTGCACGCACCCTTGCTACCATGTTTGCTGCGGGGGTCCCCTTGGTTGAGGCACTTGAGTCTGTCGCAGGTGCTACCGGCAACGTCATCTATAGTGATGCCGTAATGCGGATGCGTGAGGATGTCGCCACCGGCCAATCCCTGCAACTCAGTATGAAACAGCATGATCTGTTCCCCCACATGGTGATCCAGATGGTTTCCATCGGCGAGGAGTCAGGTGCATTGGACCATATGTTGGCCAAGGTTGCCGATTTCTATGAGGAGGAGGTGGATAACGCAGTTGATGCACTCAGCAGTCTGTTGGAACCCTTTATCATGGTCATTATCGGAACACTGGTTGGTGGGCTTGTGGTTGCCATGTACCTACCCATCTTCAAGATGGCATCGGTGGTTTGA
- the pilB gene encoding type IV-A pilus assembly ATPase PilB has product MATTKAHMGVSGLARRLVHDGLLSEESAQTAYQQARKQRQPFVTHLIEKGLVSSRKVAESASHEFGAPLFDLDVLDFETIPTDLVAEELVRKHHALPLFKRGNRLFLGVSDPTNLQGLDEIKFHTGLSTEGILVEEDKLVRSIEAALNIADSSMSDLLDADLDNLDISHEEERSAGGEGDLDVDDAPVVRFVNKVLLDAINLGASDVHFEPYEKTFRVRYRQDGLLSEVASPPVNIASRLTARVKVMARLNIAERRVPQDGRIKMVLSRNRAIDFRVNTCPTLYGEKIVLRILDPTSAQVGIEALGFEPEQRALFEAALQKPYGMILVTGPTGSGKTVSLYTGLNMLNQPDVNISTVEDPVEIQVPGINQVNTNTKTGLTFAEALRAFLRQDPDIIMVGEIRDLETAEIAIKAAQTGHLVLSTLHTNDAPQTLTRLANMGVPPFNIASSVLLIMAQRLARRLCEHCKQPEEIPREALLEEGFKKNELADLTIYKAVGCERCTRGYKGRVGIFQVMAISSDMEKMILEGGNSMQLEALATTEGVATLRMSGLRKVKAGITSLEEINRVTKD; this is encoded by the coding sequence ATGGCTACGACTAAAGCACATATGGGTGTAAGTGGATTGGCACGCAGGCTGGTTCATGATGGCCTGTTGTCAGAAGAGAGTGCACAGACGGCCTACCAACAGGCAAGAAAGCAGCGGCAGCCATTTGTAACCCATCTAATTGAGAAAGGCCTTGTTTCCAGCCGAAAAGTTGCTGAATCAGCTTCGCATGAGTTTGGAGCCCCACTATTTGATCTTGATGTTCTTGATTTTGAAACTATTCCCACTGATCTGGTAGCTGAAGAGCTGGTGCGTAAACACCATGCACTGCCACTGTTCAAAAGGGGAAACCGCCTGTTTCTTGGTGTCTCCGATCCCACCAACCTCCAGGGCCTGGATGAGATCAAGTTTCACACCGGCCTAAGCACAGAAGGCATTCTTGTTGAAGAGGATAAGCTTGTCCGTTCTATTGAGGCTGCGCTCAATATTGCCGACAGCAGCATGTCAGACCTACTCGATGCGGATCTTGATAACCTGGACATCTCTCACGAAGAGGAGCGGTCTGCCGGAGGGGAGGGTGATCTTGATGTTGACGATGCCCCTGTCGTGCGTTTCGTCAACAAAGTGCTGTTGGATGCAATCAACCTAGGGGCATCGGATGTTCATTTCGAGCCCTATGAAAAAACATTTAGAGTACGTTACCGTCAGGATGGTTTGCTTTCTGAAGTTGCGTCTCCTCCTGTCAATATTGCCTCACGACTGACGGCCCGCGTGAAGGTGATGGCCAGGCTCAACATTGCGGAACGGCGAGTACCACAGGATGGGCGCATCAAGATGGTGTTATCCCGTAACCGAGCCATAGACTTTCGTGTCAACACCTGCCCTACCCTCTATGGCGAAAAGATTGTGCTGCGTATTCTTGACCCAACCAGCGCACAGGTTGGCATTGAGGCCCTGGGCTTTGAACCGGAGCAGCGAGCCCTATTTGAGGCTGCCTTACAAAAGCCTTATGGAATGATACTGGTCACAGGCCCAACGGGAAGCGGTAAGACCGTATCACTCTATACTGGTCTAAACATGCTGAATCAGCCGGATGTCAACATATCCACTGTTGAGGATCCTGTCGAAATCCAGGTGCCGGGTATCAATCAGGTCAACACCAACACAAAAACCGGGCTCACTTTTGCTGAAGCACTTCGTGCTTTTCTGCGCCAGGACCCGGATATCATAATGGTGGGTGAGATTCGTGATCTGGAGACAGCAGAAATCGCAATCAAAGCGGCCCAAACAGGTCACCTAGTACTTTCCACCCTCCATACGAATGATGCACCACAGACCCTCACCCGCCTTGCCAATATGGGCGTACCACCGTTCAATATCGCCTCTTCAGTGCTGTTAATTATGGCCCAACGTCTTGCCAGACGCCTCTGTGAACACTGCAAGCAGCCAGAAGAGATTCCTCGGGAAGCGCTGCTTGAGGAAGGCTTCAAGAAGAATGAATTGGCAGATTTGACTATATATAAAGCCGTAGGATGTGAACGCTGCACTCGCGGTTATAAGGGGCGCGTTGGTATATTCCAGGTAATGGCGATCTCCAGTGATATGGAGAAGATGATCCTGGAGGGAGGCAACTCCATGCAACTGGAGGCGCTTGCAACAACAGAAGGTGTCGCAACCCTGCGTATGTCAGGTCTGAGAAAAGTGAAAGCGGGCATTACCAGCCTGGAAGAGATTAACCGGGTAACCAAGGATTAA
- a CDS encoding glycosyltransferase family 2 protein has protein sequence MGEVVCRIRQRFPDAEVLVVDDSSSDATAADAENAGARVVRHLYNMGNGAAIKTGARHAKGETIVFMDADGQHDDQDIAQLIEKVDEGYELVVGSRTSDSHANIGRSLGNRLLNKFASLMTGRIIPDLTSGFRAVKRDTFRQFIHLLPNGFSYPTTSTMAYFRSGYPVIFVPIRALPRKGKSKISFVRDGIRFLVVIMKVTTLFSPMRLFFPASLMFFLLGLGRYLYFYWQTGSFSNMAGVMFVTAMLVFLIGLVSEQITALHYGISRSRMNGQD, from the coding sequence GTGGGCGAGGTTGTCTGTCGTATTAGGCAGAGATTTCCTGATGCAGAGGTCCTTGTCGTCGATGATAGCTCCAGTGATGCTACCGCAGCCGATGCTGAAAATGCCGGTGCCCGAGTGGTTCGCCATCTCTACAATATGGGCAACGGTGCAGCAATCAAGACGGGTGCAAGGCATGCAAAGGGCGAGACCATTGTCTTTATGGATGCGGATGGTCAGCATGATGACCAGGATATCGCGCAACTGATCGAGAAGGTCGATGAGGGTTATGAACTTGTTGTGGGGTCTCGAACCAGCGATTCCCACGCAAATATCGGGCGCAGTCTTGGTAACCGGCTACTCAATAAATTCGCATCGCTTATGACCGGCCGTATCATCCCCGATTTGACGTCTGGTTTTCGCGCGGTTAAACGCGATACTTTCCGCCAATTTATCCATCTTCTACCCAATGGATTCTCATATCCCACGACGTCAACAATGGCTTATTTCAGGTCAGGGTATCCTGTAATATTTGTCCCTATCCGGGCACTTCCGAGAAAAGGAAAAAGTAAGATCAGCTTTGTGCGAGACGGGATACGTTTTCTGGTCGTCATCATGAAAGTAACGACGCTTTTCTCGCCTATGCGGCTGTTTTTTCCTGCGAGTCTGATGTTTTTTCTGCTGGGTTTGGGCCGCTACCTATATTTTTATTGGCAGACTGGAAGTTTTTCTAATATGGCGGGTGTTATGTTTGTAACTGCAATGCTTGTGTTTCTAATAGGTTTGGTTTCGGAACAGATAACAGCTCTGCACTATGGTATTTCCCGTTCAAGAATGAATGGCCAAGACTGA
- a CDS encoding ABC transporter permease, protein MRDVLRSRELIMRLVQRDINARYRQSLLTYAWSLILPVIATAVFSFLAHHRALDIGDTFVAYPVFALLGLSVWQLFAGVLTACTSSLVSAGALVTKLNFTKDALVFSAVGLPVYDFVLRLIPLTLAFLYFETVVHWELVFVPFVLLPMLLLALGVGFILSVLNLVIRDIGSLVGVSVTLGVFLAPVVYPPPEQYPWAYVNFLNPFSPFLIAIRGLITKGQLVNGIELMGASVFAVLVFVFGWRVFRIAIARIAERA, encoded by the coding sequence TTGAGAGATGTATTGCGGTCGCGTGAACTGATCATGCGGCTGGTGCAGCGTGACATCAACGCCCGATACCGGCAATCTCTGCTGACCTACGCTTGGTCGCTGATCCTGCCTGTGATTGCGACAGCTGTCTTTTCGTTCCTTGCACACCACCGTGCCTTGGATATCGGCGATACGTTCGTGGCCTATCCTGTATTTGCACTGCTTGGCCTGAGTGTTTGGCAGTTGTTTGCTGGTGTCTTGACTGCATGCACCTCCAGCCTCGTCAGTGCAGGGGCCTTGGTCACTAAGCTGAATTTCACGAAGGATGCGCTGGTTTTTTCGGCCGTGGGGCTGCCCGTGTATGATTTTGTGCTGCGTTTGATCCCGCTCACACTGGCATTTCTGTACTTCGAAACGGTCGTGCATTGGGAGTTGGTGTTTGTGCCCTTTGTATTGTTGCCCATGTTGCTATTGGCACTTGGAGTGGGCTTTATTCTTTCGGTACTGAATCTGGTGATTCGTGACATCGGCTCTTTGGTGGGTGTTTCCGTAACCTTGGGGGTATTTCTTGCTCCGGTTGTTTATCCGCCACCTGAGCAGTATCCCTGGGCTTATGTGAACTTCCTGAACCCTTTCAGTCCATTCCTAATTGCCATTCGGGGGTTGATCACCAAAGGACAACTGGTTAATGGCATTGAGTTGATGGGGGCATCGGTTTTTGCAGTACTGGTATTTGTTTTCGGTTGGCGTGTGTTTCGCATCGCCATCGCACGTATCGCGGAGCGGGCATGA
- a CDS encoding polysaccharide ABC transporter ATP-binding protein, which produces MTTRDEVLVEVSDVGKKFCRSIRHSMFYGVTDIAREVLGAGINTDSLRKHEFWGLDDISFELRRGELLGVIGPNGAGKSSLLKVLSGIFLPDRGYVRTRGRLSALIEVSSGFHPLLTGRENIFIRGAILGMSKRELERDLDEIIAFAGLEDAIDTPVKYYSSGMHARLGFSIALQATPDVLLIDEVLAVGDAGFRHKAYNRLSELRRNTATILVSHSMETITRVCDRVLVIDRGQMVFDGDAYAAAEHYSGLFSQQAHLMNREGHKFHDLITSADINGGRITYGDALDVRVEFTVPQDYDGLMFKLNISTSGGEMAAEYSNLNDGRELSVRKGRNVIELSLPCLNLLPQEYYLSFTLLRDGLDHLLWCKNVAAITVSGQMQGHQPYQLTSRQFECKPV; this is translated from the coding sequence ATGACTACGCGTGACGAGGTGTTGGTGGAAGTGAGTGACGTGGGCAAGAAGTTTTGCCGTTCTATTCGGCATTCAATGTTTTACGGTGTGACTGACATTGCGCGTGAGGTATTGGGAGCCGGAATCAACACCGATAGCCTACGCAAGCATGAGTTCTGGGGTCTGGATGACATCAGCTTCGAACTGCGGCGTGGCGAACTTTTGGGTGTTATCGGCCCCAATGGTGCCGGTAAGAGTAGTCTGCTCAAGGTCCTGAGTGGGATATTTCTACCGGATCGTGGCTACGTTAGAACCCGTGGAAGATTGAGTGCACTGATCGAGGTGAGCTCAGGTTTTCATCCCTTGTTGACCGGTCGGGAGAATATCTTCATACGTGGTGCTATTCTGGGCATGAGCAAGCGGGAGTTGGAACGCGATCTGGATGAAATTATCGCGTTTGCGGGACTCGAAGACGCCATCGATACGCCGGTTAAGTACTACTCTAGCGGCATGCACGCGCGGCTGGGTTTTTCCATCGCCCTGCAGGCAACACCTGATGTTCTGTTAATCGATGAGGTACTGGCAGTCGGCGATGCCGGTTTTCGTCACAAGGCCTACAATCGCTTGTCGGAACTTCGACGCAATACTGCGACCATCTTGGTTTCCCACAGCATGGAAACCATCACGCGCGTCTGTGATCGTGTCCTTGTCATCGACCGCGGGCAGATGGTATTCGACGGTGATGCATACGCGGCAGCCGAGCACTATAGCGGGCTGTTCTCACAGCAGGCTCATCTGATGAACCGGGAGGGGCACAAGTTCCATGATTTGATCACGAGTGCAGATATCAATGGCGGTCGAATCACCTACGGTGATGCGCTGGATGTGAGAGTGGAGTTTACAGTTCCTCAGGACTATGACGGGCTGATGTTCAAACTGAATATATCTACCAGTGGCGGGGAGATGGCGGCAGAATACAGCAATCTGAATGACGGTCGGGAGTTGTCGGTGCGTAAGGGGCGCAATGTGATTGAGCTGAGTCTGCCATGCTTGAACCTGTTGCCACAGGAATACTATCTGTCCTTTACCCTGCTTAGAGACGGTCTCGATCACCTGCTGTGGTGCAAGAATGTGGCAGCTATCACCGTATCAGGTCAGATGCAGGGTCATCAGCCCTACCAGCTAACGAGCAGACAATTCGAATGCAAGCCAGTTTGA